In a single window of the Leishmania donovani BPK282A1 complete genome, chromosome 6 genome:
- a CDS encoding RNA-binding protein-like protein, whose protein sequence is MPNTCSKGQLLDVSCAMRATDDSDTAAPGDGADGADRHALGSPGDGVGGAGPQPHPLRRQLGLEGCTDAFSSDEGDASATPEAAGGAPLSGEVDVCSSSLSATARHQNLLNHVLLGGDSEFTLTGGPTIHSAPSPAQELMASGPAVAATATHLPVSSAPSRSFSSQGKPLSAILVPASRSDDSAAAARCYIDPFAAAVVGSGSTSRSSSVGIGRPCTSTGMEGLYGDHYVHPLLRSRSGRSGGSSGFFGGADDVEDDEDGSAALQAAVDAAVRFDDLASEDDTVSGGGERRRSLRAGPTALSHLLAVASDPEDGAFTCAHRTKADFSSPFGTPGGLGDGESERHQPHSPKTPGMQQCGRRGDRRTDGRPQMPNRAAIGATATPSSAPYFAASGSAIVSPLQSMQPLASPAAAAPNPATTIVTSAHPGYAAAQAQQPPQQPLYPYIVTSAGTVAKPSAPACSLTSPQQSSIPVPPSRNGARQLQLQQQQLRDHHHQCSSSLHPSPHGRKASPVAVPHTFPAGTAAMPKLDDVDSFRYVSPPQASIAATHHHSVSGASIGGSTAAQNSTDISFAVQLGTAGSGTGTGIGGQTPSNSLLSSPSVQPFYLYQVPQATVAMEPPPPQQPPPPGSANVLLYSPPQAYVGLGQVVAAHLHPAPPTTAAATAVLGDSSRARSTSTPSGSYQRPAVTQQQQPQVIGGYTLMPSAAAAAAAAAATTPSEESGRASRNLYFRNLPHSWNTSMLRELCSRYGAVLSAKVAHHSTTNESLGYGFVLFEHKQSAVTCMAMLNQAHVHAEGEESRTLLVRMAHATAAPGFQEEGASDSTASSLRQPTELTPPSGSVSRAGAAGGRLPQWILQQQQQQTTTSGLRSPRTPLSGSASMMLLSPGSAPQFYSRELSGASVADAHRGQAPPHSIGDSIRTNANASSNTSCAGGDSLRCTSPVGGAGNNSCVAVSRTSMPPSFSETFNFMSPKGAAKALAPPLRGLYRVPSTNTTSSLLSPHQPHQLQQQQQQEGSLSYSSASASRSATAGATATATAMAAAATQRAGCNFCSPLSLSPNDTASLLLLSPSAPHPTVQLPQSLHAPCASVSGKASSAKPASATTSTRNVYITNLPLTWNTTKLRELCGRYGEIVSASVAHHPETNGSRGYGFVLFAEERDAAACVMALHHCRVPASPHVLRCRFAKDKATPPIAYALLSPSQQPGRDSVGSGSGSPLPTATVGGSPTAATSKTMVPMIAMGGDADVFESSLASNGTGNSTRVSTKGAVQDAVCMPIDVFCTLQQRVHAQCVQYLTQKHQLQRKGTEDNSEPTSAVVTAEVQSEELENMMRSCVVYGAHVPTQGYGCVRPMDCRKASFRRAVARSPTAAVVEDAEQLLSGPPAEPSTPASSGLRSVGSALSTERGDPSGEVLEAADTAAPVTLPGTAVCTHAIAVGCAQPASPTLAGTTTMPAAPSTRRSMSDEPSCAPPRGVGMPDAESASRVATPEAMASPAAPLELWYTCTLFTTQLAAEAFVRAAAEASLGSGATINAGRGDFGTSSGIVVDASTVQLSSNGKDSLADTTLPSPSPSFDKTAKIQQTRFGLRDQVMVLSSAPLTVPAAPLSTSSANDMAANSTRLHPTEEPNTQHRPTATPPQQQYQWHHLRPSHQLPPPTPLHAQTRDGSAAASATQPRGSSLCSATGIAAAAAHPSASMAEPAPELSQPPHLQQQRLLCFPSSAETFLCSPPSHAAHYTYPRVALTSPADGATLTSPTPLMMVMGGDGDGSSSTSSTAAPLTFPKDLVTSASAGAAGRYPSATVAECAYLLGSPASTSSVSLSTGTHILSGSTPPPLGVALNFPSASSTHSTLFSAAGAGSPSGHPAPAVHAAPAAFAAAPSHMAATRAWSVATSGAAAAMSNVLSAPPPVSSGPSSSLSTEQAPPPPPHISYPLGSTIYAVPEAAALTAPATGGPPVFSAAPISDAASPATPASSAQVSCTTPNATSQRSAQPLHP, encoded by the coding sequence ATGCCGAACACCTGCTCGAAGGGGCAGCTGTTGGACGTCTCGTGTGCAATGCGCGCCACTGACGACTCcgacacggcggcgccgggaGATGGTGCAGATGGCGCTGACCGCCACGCTCTCGGATCACCTGgggacggcgtcggcggcgccgggccgcagccgcatccgctgcgacggcagctTGGTCTTGAAGGATGCACGGATGCGTTTAGCAGCGACGAGGGAGACGCATCAGCAACACCGGAGGCGgccggcggtgcgcctcTCAGTGGTGAAGTTGACGTCTGCAGCTCTTCCCtcagcgccacggcgcgtCACCAGAACCTCTTAAATCATGTGCTTCTGGGTGGTGATAGCGAATTCACGCTAACAGGTGGGCCCACCATTCACAGCGCACCATCACCAGCGCAGGAGCTGATGGCATCCGGGCCAGCTGTTGCGGCGACCGCGACGCATCTGCCTGTTTCTtcggcgccatcgcgctccttctcctcccaaGGCAAGCCCCTCTCCGCTATCTTGGTGCCAGCCAGCCGGAGCGACgactcagcagcagcagcacgctgTTACATTGACCCGttcgcggcagcggttgTTGGCAGCGGTTCCACCAGCCGTAGTAGCAGCGTCGGCATCGGTCGCCCATGTACGAGCACGGGGATGGAAGGCCTGTACGGCGACCACTACGTACATCCACTGCTGCGGTCGCGAAGCgggcggagcggcggcagcagcggcttcttCGGTGGAGCAGACGACGTTGAGGACGATGAGGACGGATCGGCTGCTCTTCAAGCGgccgtcgacgctgccgtgcgcttcGACGACCTCGCGAGCGAGGACGATACGGTGAGCGGGGGCGGTGAGAGGCGAAGGTCGCTGCGCGCTGGTCCCACAGCATTGTCTCACTTGCTTGCGGTGGCAAGCGACCCCGAAGACGGCGCGTTCACGTGCGCACATCGCACAAAAGCGGATTTCTCCAGCCCCTTTGGCACACCCGGCGGCCTTGGCGATGGTGAAAGCGAGCGGCATCAGCCCCACTCGCCGAAGACGCCCGGTATGCAGCAGTGCGGTCGCCGGGGCGACCGGAGGACCGATGGTCGCCCACAGATGCCGAACCGCGCCGCTATCGGAGCGACTGCGACGCCATCGTCGGCGCCCTACTTTGCGGCCTCCGGCAGTGCGATCGTGTCGCCACTCCAGTCGATGCAGCCCCTGGCttcgcccgctgctgccgctcccaaTCCTGCGACGACCATCGTGACGTCCGCCCATCCGGGCTACGCAGCTGCACAAGCAcaacagccgccgcagcagccactctATCCTTACATCGTGaccagcgccggcaccgtaGCCAAACCCTCCGCCCCGGCATGCTCTTTGacctcgccgcagcagtcCTCCATCCCTGTGCCGCCGTCTCGGAACGGAGCCCGGCAGCTACAactgcaacagcagcagctgcgcgaccaccaccatcagtgctcttcctcgctgcATCCTTCGCCGCATGGCCGGAAAGCGTCGCCGGTAGCGGTGCCGCATACCTTCCCGGCTGGTACGGCCGCGATGCCAAAGCTGGACGACGTCGACAGCTTCCGGTACGTGTCACCGCCGCAGGCGTCCATCGCGGCCACCCACCATcacagcgtcagcggcgcctcgataggcggcagcaccgctgcacagAACAGCACCGACATCAGCTTTGCCGTTCAGCTTGGCACGGCGGGCAGTGGGACGGGCACGGGCATCGGTGGCCAGACGCCGAGCAACTCGCTCTTGTCCTCGCCCAGCGTTCAGCCGTTTTACTTGTATCAGGTACCACAGGCGACCGTTGCCatggagccgccgccgccgcagcagccgccgccgccaggcAGCGCGAATGTGCTGCTCTACTCCCCACCGCAGGCATACGTTGGGTTAGGccaggtggtggcggcacaTCTGCATCCCGCGCCACCGACCACAGCCGCTGCGACCGCCGTGCTCGGCGACTCGTCTAGGGCGCGTTCGACGTCGACTCCGAGCGGCTCGTATCAGCGTCCTGCTGTCACTCAACAGCAACAGCCGCAGGTCATCGGAGGGTACACACTGATGCCgagtgccgcggcggctgccgcggccgctgctgccaccacccCGTCGGAGGAGTCGGGCCGGGCGTCGCGCAACTTGTACTTCCGCAACCTCCCACACTCGTGGAACACGTCGATGCTGCGTGAGCTGTGCAGCCGCTATGGCGCTGTCCTGTCGGCGAAGGTTGCCCATCACTCCACAACGAATGAGTCGCTGGGGTACGGCTTCGTGCTCTTCGAGCATAAACAAAGTGCTGTGACATGCATGGCGATGCTGAACCAGGCCCATGTTCAcgcggagggcgaggagtCGCGCACGCTGCTCGTGCGGATGGCCCACGCGACAGCCGCGCCGGGCTTTCAGGAGGAGGGCGCTAGCGACAGCACGGCCTCCAGCCTTCGCCAGCCGACGGagctgacgccgccgtcgggcTCGGTGAGCCGGGCGGGCGCGGCCGGGGGCAGGCTGCCGCAGTGGatcttgcagcagcagcaacagcagacgacgacgagtgGGCTCCGCTCCCCGCGCACACCGCTGTCCGGCTCTGCGTCGATGATGCTACTTTCACCCGGCTCTGCGCCGCAGTTTTACAGCCGTGAGCTCTCCGGTGCCAGTGTGGCCGACGCACATCGGGGACAGGCGCCCCCCCACTCGATCGGTGACAGCATCAGGACGAACGCGAACGCCTCGTCAAACACCTCGTGCGCCGGCGGTGACTCGCTGCGGTGCACCTCTCcagtcggcggcgccggcaacaACAGCTGCGTGGCCGTCTCCAGGACGTCCATGCCACCTTCCTTCTCCGAGACATTCAACTTCATGAGCCCCAAGGGGGCAGCAAAGGCCctggcgccgccactgcgtGGCCTTTATCGTGTTCCCTCAACGAATACGACGTCATCGCTCTTGTCCCCTCATCAGCCACACCaactacagcagcagcagcagcaggagggcTCTCTCTCGTACTCGTCCGCGTCGGCGAGCAGGTCCGCCACGGCCGGAGCGACTGCCACAGCGACCGccatggcagcagcggcgacccAGCGCGCCGGCTGCAACTTCTGCAgtcctctctcgctctcccccaACGACACCgcttcgctgctgctactgtcgccgtccgcgccgcacccgacggtgcagctgccacaGTCGCTCCATGCGCCTTGCGCATCCGTGTCCGGCAAGGCGTCCTCGGCAAAacccgcctccgccaccacgtcgACCCGTAATGTGTACATCACGAACCTCCCTCTCACGTGGAACACAACGAAACTGCGTGAGCTGTGCGGCCGGTACGGCGAGATCGTCTCCGCGTCGGTGGCGCACCACCCGGAGACGAACGGGTCGCGCGGCTACGGCTTTGTGTTGTTCGCGGAGGagcgcgacgcggccgcctgTGTGATGGCGCTGCACCACTGCCGCGTGCCGGCCTCGCCccacgtgctgcgctgccgctttgCGAAGGACAAGGCGACGCCGCCCATCGCCtacgcgctgctgtcgccgtcgcagcagcccGGGCGGGACTCCGTCGGCAGTGGGAGCGGtagccccctccccacggCCACCGTCGGCGGGTCGCCTACCGCTGCAACGTCAAAGACAATGGTGCCGATGATCGCGAtgggcggcgatgccgatgTCTTCGAAAGCAGCCTCGCTAGTAACGGTACCGGCAACAGCACCCGCGTTAGCACCAAAGGCGCAGTCCAGGATGCGGTCTGCATGCCGATCGACGTCTTctgcacgctgcagcagcgggtgcaCGCGCAGTGCGTGCAGTACCTCACCCAGAAgcatcagctgcagcgcaaggGCACGGAGGACAACAGCGAGCCCACGAGTGCCGTGGTCACGGCAGAGGTGCAGTCTGAAGAGCTGGAGAACATGATGCGGTCCTGCGTCGTCTACGGCGCTCATGTGCCGACACAAGGATACGGCTGCGTGCGCCCTATGGACTGCCGCAAGGCATCCTTCCGGAGGGCTGTCGCTCGATCACCCACAGCTGCCGTTGTCGAGgatgccgagcagctgctcagTGGACCCCCTGCAGagccgtcgacgccggccTCATCAGGGCTGCGGTCAGTTGGCTCCGCCCTCTCCACCGAACGTGGCGACCCGAGTGGCGAAGTCCTTGAGGCCGCAGACACGGCCGCGCCAGTGACACTGCCGGGAACGGCAGTTTGTACGCATGCCATTGCCGTCGGCTGTGCGCAGCCGGCCTCCCCCACACTCGCCGGCACAACCACGATGCCAGCAGCCCCGAGCACCCGGCGTAGCATGAGCGACGAGCcgtcgtgtgcgccgccgcgtggaGTCGGCATGCCAGACGCGGAGAGCGCGAGTCGGGTCGCGACGCCAGAGGCGATGGCAtcgccagctgctccgctgGAGCTGTGGTACACATGCACTCTCTTCACCACTCAGTTAGCGGCAGAGGCGTTCGTCCGGGCGGCAGCTGAGGCATCATTGGGCTCCGGCGCAACCATCAACGCAGGGCGTGGCGATTTCGGCACCAGCAGTGGAATCGTTGTGGATGCGTCGACGGTGCAGCTCTCCTCTAACGGCAAGGACTCACTGGCGGATACcactcttccctctccctcgccgtcTTTTGACAAGACAGCCAAAATTCAACAGACGCGCTTCGGGCTTCGGGATCAGGTAATGGtgctcagcagcgcgccgttgacggtgccggcggcccCGCtttccacctcctccgcgaaCGACATGGCAGCCAACAGCACGCGTCTGCACCCTACAGAGGAGCCGAATACACAGCACCGACCCACAGCCACGCCTCCCCAACAGCAGTACCAGTGGCATCACTTGCGCCCGTCGCATCAGCTACCGCCACCAACGCCGCTGCATGCGCAGACGAgggacggcagcgcggccgcatcagcgacgcagccgcgcggcTCCAGCCTCTGCTCTGCAACAggcatcgctgcagctgctgcgcacccaTCGGCTTCCATGGCCGAGCCGGCGCCAGAGCTTTCACAGCCGCCGCAcctacagcagcagcggctgctgtgctttCCATCCTCTGCCGAGACCTTCCTCTGCTCTCCGCCGTCGCATGCAGCACACTACACCTACCCGCGAGTGGCGCTGACAAGTCCTGCAGATGGTGCAACGCTGACGAGCCCGACACCGCTGATGATGGTGATGggcggtgacggtgatggcagcagcagcaccagcagcaccgcggcaccGTTGACTTTCCCGAAAGACCTTGTGACCAGCGCTtccgccggcgcggctggcCGTTATCCATCAGCGACAGTCGCGGAGTGCGCCTATCTGCTCGGCTCTCCTgcgtccacctcgtccgTTAGCTTGAGCACGGGCACCCACATCCTCTCCggctcgacgccgccgccgctgggtGTGGCGCTGAACTTCCCAAGCGCATCGAGTACCCACTCGACGCTGTTCAGTGCGGCAGGAGCCGGTAGCCCTTCGGGGCAtccggcgccagcggtgcaCGCAGCCCCTGCTGCctttgccgctgcgccctcaCACATGGCCGCCACACGCGCTTGGAGTGTCGCTACtagtggtgctgcagctgcgatgTCGAATGTGCTCAGCGCACCCCCACCGGTGAGTTCTGgaccgtcgtcgtcgttgtccaCCGAGcaggcaccgccaccgccaccgcacaTTTCTTACCCGCTCGGCAGCACCATCTATGCGgtgccggaggcggcggccctgACGGCGCCGGCCACCGGCGGGCCGCCGGTGTTCAGTGCCGCCCCGATCAGCGATGCAGCCAGCCCGGCGACGCCAGCCTCGTCCGCGCAAGTGTCGTGCACGACGCCCAACGCTACGTCTCAACGCTCCGCGCAGCCACTGCACCCCTAG